DNA from Struthio camelus isolate bStrCam1 chromosome 18, bStrCam1.hap1, whole genome shotgun sequence:
CTGTTTCTTCTTCAGCCTACACCCATGTCCACTGTGGGGCCACAGATTTCCTGGTGTGCCCCAGCCAGACGCAGAGGGAGTAATGCTGAGCAGCTGGTTGTTCAATACAACGGTTTCTTTAGCTTCTGCTTTTCAGATCCAGTTTTTGCTTTCAAGTTTCAGATGTCTGTCCTCTTATGTTCACAGTAAGCTACTTGGGATTTAAGAATGAGTTGTTGGTCGCAAATTAGTCCCAGTCCTGCTGTCAGACCCATgaggctggagcccagcagcCTCGTGCTTTGGGCTTTCTAAAGATCTTTGACAAAGTTCTGTGCAAGAGATGTCATTTCAAGAAGTGAGATGAAGTGTTTTCATAAATTGGAAACTGAGGGGTGAGAGACAGTAGAAAAAACTGGCCAATTATATCAATGAGTGAGTAACATGACAAAGTtattaaatgaacaaaaaatgtAACTTCAAGTCAATAGAAAACATAGGGGTCTACAGAGGACAGGTCAAAGAGACCAGACCATCAGATACCATTTGAAATTTATTGttgctgaatcacagaatcacagaatggccaaggttggaagggacctctggagatcatctagtccaacctccctgctcaagcagggtcctctagagcagagtcctctagagcccaggatcacatccggacgggttttgaatatctccagcaaaggagactccaccacctctctgggcaacctgttccaatgctctgtcaccctcacagtgaagaagttttttctcaggttcagacggaacttcctgtggttgtttgtgcccgttgcctcttgtcctgttgctgggcaccacggagaagagactggcctcatcctcttgacactcccccttcacatacttgtacatgttgatgagatcgcctctcagtcttctcttctccaggctgaacaggcccagctcttgcagtctttcttcagaggagaggtgctccagccctctaatcatcttggtagccctcggctggactctccccagcagtgccatgtctctctcgtcctggggagcccagaaaccagggctgagtagaggggcaggatcacctccctcgacctgctggccacactgtgcctcatgcaccccaggatacctttggccttcttggccacaagggcacactgctgcctcatgtttaacttgttgtccaccagcactcccaggtcctcctcggcagagctacttgccagcaggtcaacccccagcctgtactggtgcctggggtgattcctgcctaggtgcaggaccttgcccttgcctgtgttgaacttcatgaggttcttctccgcccagctctccagcctgtccaggtccctcggaatggcagcacagtcttctggtgtgtcagccactccccccagtttagtatcatcagcagacttgctgagggtgcactctgtcccttcctccaggtcattgatgaatatattgaacaagattggacccaggactgacccctgggggacaccactagccacaggcctccaactggactctgcgccattcaccgcaaccctctgagctctgccatccagccagtcctcaatccacctcaccctctccactcatctaacccatgcttcctgagcttacctaggaggatgtgatgggaggcagtgtcagaagccttgctgaagtccagggagacaacacccactgctctgccctcatcgccccagccagtcattccgtcatagaaggctatcagattgctcaagcatgattcccctctggtgaatccatgctgactactcctgatcaccttcctgtcctccagatgcttagtgctgacctccaggaggagctgttccatcacctttccagggatggaggggaggctgacaggcctgtagtttcctggctcctccttcttgcccttttggaagactggcgtgacattggctttcttgcaggcctcaggcacctctcctgatctccaggacctttccaagaggacggagagtggcctagcgataacatccgccagctccctcagcactcgtgggtgcatcccgtcagggcccatggatttgtggatgtcaagtttggacaaaagatctcgaacccgatcctcctccaccaagggagagtcttcctttctccagccttcctctcttgtccccagggtctggaattgctgaggactggccttagcagtgaagactgaagcaaaggcagcattcagtaactctgccctCTAtatatatcctttgtcaccagggcacccaccctgttcagcagcaggcccacgttttccctagtcttccttttgctctcgatgtatttgaagaagcccttcttgttgtccttgacatcccttgccaggtttcattccaactgggccttagccttccttgccgcatccctgcacactctgacaacgtgcctgtattcctcccaagtggcctgtccccttttccacattctgtgtacttccttcttctgttggagttttgccaggagttcctggctcctccatgcacgtctcctgcccgctttgctggatttcttactcggAGGGACGCACCGCTCTTGAGCctgtgatgcttgaatattaaccagctttcttggacccctcttccttctagggccctagcccaggagattcccctaagcaggtccctgaagaggccgaagttggctctcctcaagtccagggttgcaagcCTACTCATtgcccctgcttcctcctctttggatcctgaactccaccatctcatggtcactgcagccaaggctgcccccaaccttcacctctccaactagaccttctttgcttgttagtgcaaggtctagcagcgcacctctcgtcgttggcgtctccaccacctgggtcaagaagttatcctcaacgctctgcaggaacctcctggactgtttgtgcctagctgtgctgccttcccagcagatgtcagggtggttgaagtcccccatgagaaccagggcctgtgatcgtgaggctacttccagctgtctgtagaaggcctcatcaacgacttcctcttcctgatcaggtggcctgtagtaaacccccaccactgtgtcacccatgctagcctgccctttaagccttacccataggctctccacttgctcttcatccaccccgaggcagagctccatacattctagttgctccctcacataaagagcaactccaccacctcgccttcctggcctgtctttcctaacaagcacgtagccatccatgacagcatcccagtcatgtgagctatcccaccatgtctctgtaaccgcaatgagatcatggccctgcgaccgcgcACAGATCtcttaattcttcctgcttattccccatgctgggtgcattggtgtacaggcatttcagagagccagtcaagcatgcaagcttcccaggagaggtgcaagaggatcctccatagccatgttgcatgctgtctcccctggctgtatgcacccgctgggggcatcctgacttgagctgtgttttactgagtacagtgtctctataccactccccttcccccatctttcctagtttaaagccctccttaccaggctggccaatctgttggcaaagacgcgccggccccgcttggtaaggtgaaAGTGGTCAGGTGATCACCTTGGTAAGGTGATCCATGTAGTggatctgctgctgctcttgcagtgTAGGATCTTCCACAGGCTTGTCCGCAGTGCTTATTCTGTCCAGTCACAGCCCTTCCACCCATGTTCACGCATGGTGACTGACCTGCCTCTGCCTGGGGAAACAGGCCCTCAGCCTCTGCCCTCTTCTTCTGCATTGCTTGTGCTGTATGAGAGCTAACCACTGGGATCAGCTGACTGCCTCTGCATAGCTATTGAAAACCTGGTTTGGGATCTAGATTTGTGTCTGATGTTAGCCAGGGATTGCAGTGTCTTTTGACAGTGCCGTTGCTTTGGAGGCTGTCCCTGCCAAGCCCTGGGCCACTGCATGCTTGGCATAATATGAGCATTCGCAACAGGCAGGACGCAGGAGATGGCAGCTCATTGGGGCTGAGAGGTGCTGTGATCCAAGCacccagcagcctctgctgccctgaTGTTGATAGCTGCTCTGTTTTGGTGGCCTGTGAAGTTGTTTTCTAGCATGCCTGAAGTCTGTCCAGAAGAAGGCACCTTGCACGAATGCTagagaagtgggtttttttgcctccagctccctccaaTTTGAGCCCAGGCACGAGAGGCTGTTCTCTGCTCCCTGAACTAGCTCCTGGCTAGTAAGACACAATGCGCAGAAGTCCCAGAGGAACCATGACTGCAGTATGAGTGGGCCCAACACCCTGTGGGGCAGGAAGATGGCCAAAGTGCATGCTTTGTTAGAAAGCTAGCTTTCAGTAACACAAAATCGGTTAAAAGGGCCCTAATAACAAAAGTAAAGGAGACAGCAGTGCTCTCAGCTGGGTGCGGGGCAAGCTTAAAAGACTGAGGAATAAACCTTGAGGGGAAAGTAGTTTCTGCCAGAAAGACAGACACCTGCAAGTTAGAAAGCTCTGTCTGAGTCAAACAGCTAAGTAGGCATGTAAAGTTAGTCTGGTTAGGTAGAAGGAAATGAGCAAGCTATGATggatttgcaaaagcaaaatagtGAGACATGAAAATTAAGAGGAAATTTGAGCATGTCAAAGGCAGGAAACCTGCACATAATTGGGGGTCTTGCTGCACCGACATCTGAGAgcacaaaaaaggaaggaaaagatgttACTAAGCAGCTGAATTGCTTCTGCATCAGTTTTCACCACAGAGGAAGCTTTAGGCACTTTCCCCATGCCTTTCTTTGCTGATAAGGGGGCTGTTGAAAGCTAATGTTTTGATGTATTTATACTGCTTTTAATTAAGTCACTTAAGCCTGCCTTACCTAGCCAAGAGACTTGTAGCTTAGACCTGAGTGTGACATGAGTATTTGCATTGTtccttttctcactgaaaaaaaaaatcctctaatcCTTCTTTTATGgatgcatttcttttcctatctGCTAGAATAGCCATAACTGTGTTGCATTACATTACTTTAATAcattaatgttaaatatttttaaacctgtAGGGCAAAATAACTTGCCCTAAGCAATATCCCAGGAATTGGCTGAGGACCCATTGCTGTTAGCTCTTGCTGTGCTGGGGAAAGCTGGCAGCAGTTCCTGCAGGTGGAGCCGGACAGCGCTGggcagctctgccagggctgggGGAGAAGCAAAACTGTGGAAAAGCTGCAGTGTATGGAAACCTGCACCATGCTTTCAGTTGGCAGTTCATGATTTATTGTGCTAACCTGAACTGTGAATGAGACCCTTTAATGAAGATACCATAAACTGTTTATTGCCAGATGTCCAACAGGATCCTCACCATTTTAGGAACCCTAAACCTAGTACAATCCCGTCCTCATGTGTTAAAAGGTTTAAACGTCTGCTACTTGAGAGAAAATAAGAGGATAGTTTCCTCTTCTTCTGCTCCCTCCCTGTTCCGCTCATGGGCAGGGGCTGGTCCTGGTCAAGCTGCCAGAGAGGAGTTAGAAGGACCCACTGCACACAGGCCCTGTCCTGTACAGATGCACACCCCCGACCTGCAGCCAAGTGATGTGAGCCGAATTGGTGGACACAAGTGAGAGCCTTAGCCTAAGGGGGTAGGGCTGGTTGAGCTTGATGTTGAAGCTCTGTACAGGAGTGGGTTTCTGCCCTGGGGGAATGGAGGGGACGCCCCAGCTGCCCTTGCGTGGGTCATGCTTCAGCTTATTCAGATTTGCATTGTATTTCCCTGCTGCTAcaggagagcagctggggctgggcccggggCTTAGCCCTGCACCCTTGTTGCAGCAACTAGCCTCTGCCTTCTGCTCCCGCGAGCCCAGGGCAATGCTTGGGCATCTCAACTCGCCCCTGCCAGGAACTTCAGGGCCAGGCTGGAGGCCCCTCACATGCCAGAGCACTCGGATCTGGCAAGGTTGGGCTTTCATTGAGACCTTTTCCCTCTAGCATGGGTGTTACAGGGGCCTGCCTGTCCCGTCCTTGGCCTCAACCTCATGGGCCAGCATCCTTCTAGTGATCAGGAAAGCAGCATGAGGGtgcccagcttcctcagcagtGGCAAGTTATCTCCGCTGAAGCACTGGCTGAATGCTTTAAATAGGGCAGGAATGGTTGTtccagggctggggctgagcagggccctcagctgctcttccctgccttccccttctctgcagggctgttcTCCAGCGGTGCTTCGTCCGTCAGGAGGAGATAGGAGCTGATGGCTTCCCGCAAGCCCAAGCTGATGGGAGAGTCTTCCTCTGGCAGGGACGTGGCCTCCGAAAATAAGACAGAGCTGTGTGTAAGAGGAGGAAGGGGccatcagcaggcagcttcccAGCCTGGTGCCCTGCGCGCCCCTATCGGGGTGGCAAGGGAAGGAAGCCCAAGCCTCGCTCTTTCCACCTGCCCTACCTGTCGACCTTGTCCCAGTTGAGAGCTGGCTTCTTGACAACCAGCGGCGGAGGCAGGGTCAGGGCTGGGGCTTGTCTCACCCCTTCCAAGTAGCAGGGCTCCTTGAGGAGGCAGCAGAGTCCATCCCCAAATTCTGGACAGGGAGCCGAGATCATCAGCATGGTTTCTGCCCCCTTCTTCACCTCAGCCCCTGTGGCATCTGGAGCAGGCCATGAACCTGTGGATGCCACTGCCTCCCAGCAGGGTGCAGGGCCTCTGGGTGCTGGACAGCACCTGGGCACTTGCCACTGCCTGCCTGGCCAAGGAGCTGTGGGTGGCTGTAGCCCTCTGTCCTCCATGGAGGCTAAGTGCCCACACTgtgggtgctggggctggggctgcaggagcccAGGGTGCTGCTCCTGCAGGCGCTGAGCAATGTGGGGCCATGTCATCCCCCAGGGACTTTGCAGAGCCTCTGCACCCAGCTAAAAATGCCATAGTCCAGACACATGGCATGAGGGCCTGGCTCACAGCACCCCCAGCTTCACTGGGGTGCTTTCCCCATGTAGCTATGGAGTCACTagcccccaaaccacagcagagccTGGCATGAGGGGGCAGACGGCTTGGGCACAGTACTGTCCCGCAGGGCAGCCCCAGGCTTGCACCAGGCAAAGCCTCCCTGGGATCTGCCCTCCGAAACAGGAGTGCCGGGGGGATGGGGGAGGGCGTCTCTGGGGCTCTCCCCATGTGCGGGCTCGCAGGGCGTTACCAGAGTAGTAGTCCACCAGGTCGTGCAGGCTGGAGAAGGTGAGCCGGGGCGAGATGTAGAGCCAGCCATTCTCCAGGCGGTGGATGCGGTAGTGTTTGACCGAGTCCCAGGAGGAGTGCTCAGCGCGCCGGACTGACAGCGAGTAGCAGCCTGCAAGGGAGCACACGAGGGGTGCGTGGCAGGGCTGCCGAGGGGGGTCAGGCCCCGCCATTCAGCACCCGGCTCCCTGCTCAGGGAGCCTGGAGCCAAACTGC
Protein-coding regions in this window:
- the SLA2 gene encoding src-like-adapter 2 isoform X2, with amino-acid sequence MGSLPSREKQLSAPQAAAGPMQPPAPGQAAPSSFLALAVCDFPSGGEAVPVLRMGEQLRVLSEDGEWWLVASVASGQECHIPSSCVAKVWHRWLYEGISREKAEELLLRPCNHSGSFLIRASQTRKGCYSLSVRRAEHSSWDSVKHYRIHRLENGWLYISPRLTFSSLHDLVDYYSEFGDGLCCLLKEPCYLEGVRQAPALTLPPPLVVKKPALNWDKVDSSVLFSEATSLPEEDSPISLGLREAISSYLLLTDEAPLENSPAEKGKAGKSS
- the SLA2 gene encoding src-like-adapter 2 isoform X1 encodes the protein MGSLPSREKQLSAPQAAAGPMQPPAPGQAAPSSFLALAVCDFPSGGEAVPVLRMGEQLRVLSEDGEWWLVASVASGQECHIPSSCVAKVWHRWLYEGISREKAEELLLRPCNHSGSFLIRASQTRKGCYSLSVRRAEHSSWDSVKHYRIHRLENGWLYISPRLTFSSLHDLVDYYSDATGAEVKKGAETMLMISAPCPEFGDGLCCLLKEPCYLEGVRQAPALTLPPPLVVKKPALNWDKVDSSVLFSEATSLPEEDSPISLGLREAISSYLLLTDEAPLENSPAEKGKAGKSS
- the SLA2 gene encoding src-like-adapter 2 isoform X3; the encoded protein is MGSLPSREKQLSAPQAAAGPMQPPAPGQAAPSSFLALAVCDFPSGGEAVPVLRMGEQLRVLSEDGEWWLVASVASGQECHIPSSCVAKVWHRWLYEGISREKAEELLLRPCNHSGSFLIRASQTRKGCYSLSVRRAEHSSWDSVKHYRIHRLENGWLYISPRLTFSSLHDLVDYYSDATGAEVKKGAETMLMISAPCPEFGDGLCCLLKEPCYLEGVRQAPALTLPPPLVVKKPALNWDKVDRPRPCQRKTLPSAWACGKPSAPISS
- the SLA2 gene encoding src-like-adapter 2 isoform X4, which encodes MGEQLRVLSEDGEWWLVASVASGQECHIPSSCVAKVWHRWLYEGISREKAEELLLRPCNHSGSFLIRASQTRKGCYSLSVRRAEHSSWDSVKHYRIHRLENGWLYISPRLTFSSLHDLVDYYSDATGAEVKKGAETMLMISAPCPEFGDGLCCLLKEPCYLEGVRQAPALTLPPPLVVKKPALNWDKVDSSVLFSEATSLPEEDSPISLGLREAISSYLLLTDEAPLENSPAEKGKAGKSS